The nucleotide sequence ACTGGGTCTGACTGCTCATCAGCGAGTTGAgcagctgctcctgctgctgctgctggctgtCCGCTCCCCCGCCCCCcatgccgccgccgccgcccaTCCGACTGGGCGTGCCCGGCGTCTGCGGCGAGTTGTGGCCcgtgctgctgttgttgttgccgcttCCGTTGCTGCCACTTCCGCTTCCGTTGGCATTGGGCGTGCCGCCGCTGATGGGTTCATTGTGGGAGCTGCTCACGCTGGGCGGTCCGCCGGGGGTCATCGGATGACTGGCCGCTCCGGGAGTGTGCGGGGTGTGGGGCAtctgaaatttaaaggaaaaatatttgagtaaaggtttttgaaaatataaatatttttttaataaatcagAAAGACTATTAAATGTAtgataaaatacaatttggaGTATAAAAAAACAGTATAacaaaattcatttttttaggATATACATAGATCAACAAATTGATTGGAACTAGTAAATTTAGTATGTCAATAAgatacaatttatttttttttgaatattatttttcagtATGAAGAAGTCTATTAAgatcttaaataaaaatataatatatttattttttaattttattttcttaccTGATCGCTGAGAGACTTTTCCATGGCATTCAGCTGGTCCAGGGAGTTGACTCCACCATCGCTGCCGGCCAAACCGCCGCTGCCATCACTGTGGTTGCCACTGAAGCCGTCGTAGCTGCTGCGATTGCcactaaaaattaaagaaaataaattaataaaacctCTAAACTATAGATTAACTATAAAGCTTACTGCTGGTTGGTGTTGCCGCCGTTGCCCATCATGTTTCCGCTGGCAATGGAGTTCATGTCGTGCATGTTGTAGGGACTCATGGCCTGCGCACTGTCCCAGGTGGGCAGTTGGGTGGATCCCGGCGACATGACCTTGGCGATATCGTCGCACAGTTCCTGTTTGATGGCCGGCATGGTGGAGTTGCCACTTCCGTTCACGGAATTGGGGCCGCTTCCGCCACTGGGATTGCTAGGAACATTCGAGGGGGGCGGGGCATTGGGCATGCCGCCATTATGCTGCAGCGCCCGCCAGTTGGCCGACGAATCGATGATCACCTCGTCCACATCCGAGTTGCCCAGCGTATTGAGTATGGCCCAGATGTATTGATCGATCTCCAGGGTATCGGTGATAGCCGACTTGCTGCACTCGGGGCAGCGCCACGAGCCCCGCTCGCTGTTGATCATCAGATACGCCTCCAAGTCGAAGCATTGCACGTGCTTGCACTCGTGACCCCGGGCCGGAAGTCGTATCCGCGACTTGGTGATGGGGCACTTCAATGAGATCTTGGCGCACTGCTGGCCACCGCCTccttgctgctgctgctggggcGTGGCCTCCGATCCGGGATTCGTCTCAGGTTGGCTCAGGTTGCGCTTGATCTTCTGCACACTGTGCTCCAGGGGTAGCAAGTTGCGCTTGTGCAGCGTCTGCAGCACCTGGCGCACCGAGGGTCGATGGACTAGCTGCAGCACAAACAGGTGCGACTGGAAAAGGCATAAGgatataattaatataaattatttaagatATATGTTAAaagtatatttaaaataattttttaaatatttttaataaacgtttttaaaaatttgaaagTATATCTTTAAGATACTTACACAACAGCAGGAACTGGCGGTCAGCTGGAGCGTATTCCTTCCTGGCTGGCAGACGGCCTTCAAGTAGAGCGGACGCAGGGCGGTACTGTTCTTCTCGGACCGCTCGATATTCAGGGGCGTGGCATTCGCGGAGACGGTGACGGTGTGCGGCCAGTTGGTGTTCATCTGCCGATCGTCCTGGTGGAAGCACTTAAGCTGCAGTTCCAAATCGGTTCTGAaattaatttaagaaaattgcAGTTAGTTAAAAACTCTATAAAAGTAGTAACGATTAGACTTACCTGCACATCAGCGTGTTGTAAACATTCTGCTTGAGATGGAACACGTGGTTGCTGACCGATAGATTGTGCAGCAGGCGGAAAGGAGCCAAGATGATGCCATCGCGCACCGGGAATGTCAGTCTCATTTCTTCGCCTTTAAAAATAgagtttaaaatattaattaaatttttaaaacagGGATAAGTTAGCACAACTTACTGTTGTCCATGGGTGGCTTGATGTCCGGATTGGGGCTGACATAGGGCACACTGCAGGCGGGCGTCAGTGGTGGCGTGGGATTGCCAGGAACTGGACTGTGCTGATAGTTTTGCTGGAAACTAAAGATCCAAAAAGGTATTATTAACTGGGTAATAGGTAGGTAAAACAAGAACTCACCCTTGATTCTGGTAGGGATTGCCGGTGGTGGCCACGCCTCCCGGACCCGCCGGGCACATGCCACCTGCCTGCTGCATTCCGGCGCTCTGGCCGCTGCCCGGATAGAACTGACCCTGATGCGAGCCAGCTCCTCCCACTCCGGCGTAGCCCACTCCGGGCATTCCGCCGCCGGATCCTTGGGGCATGAAGCGCTGCTGGCTCATGCAACCAGGTCCGGGACCCATTCCTCCAGCGGTCATTCCCCCGGGTCCAATGGGTCCCATTACGGGCCCACCGGTTGGACCCAGGCCATTACCCGCGGACATGCGGCCGTAACCTCCATTGGCAGCGCCCATGGGTCCACTGCGTCCGTAACCATTTCCGGCTCCTCCCGCCTGCATGGGCAGGGGAACACCTCCTCCGGATCCGGGATGCATCTGCCCGTTTCCGTACATCTGcgcctgttgctgctgctgcatcgGATTCCCCGGATACATTCCTCCCGCTCCACCCACTCCGCCCGCCGCCCTCTTCTGGGCCATGTGCATCTGGGGGTGGGGATACGGAGCCATtcgccgctgctgctgctgctgttgttgttgctgctgggtgAGACTGGGTGCCGCCTGCTGGGGATATCCACCATTGGCCATGCCCTGCATCTTGGCCATAGGGTTCATGCCGCCCATTTGCTGCTGCGCCGCCTGCTGCTGGAGAGGATTCATGCCGCCACCCATGCCGGAAGTTCCACCAACTCCGGGGCCCATGGACATATTCTGCATCTGATTCATGGGCGTCATCTGAAGGATAAAGGGGGGGAAACAATGATTAGTAGGGTTTTTAAGGTTGCACACAAGGgttttctaaaaaaaacaaggaagaacgctatagtcgagtacctcgactatcagatacccgttactcagctaaatggagatatgcaagcagcaaagcgagattaaaatgcgccacctaccggcggtatacagatttaagcgttatgggcgttagagtgggcgtggcaaatttttttatctagcatgaaaattgtgggcgtcacaggttttcgcggcttgtgggcgttaaagtgggcgtggcaaacttttttttgggtcaatcgataggtattgatgagaacaatacatttcagttaaaatttttattctagcattaaaactgtaggagccacagttttgggcggtttgtgggcgttagagtgggcgtggcactgtgctgaaacaaacttgcgctgcgtaagaagctcaggaatctggacgccaaatctcaatagcctagctcccatagtttccgagatctcagcgttcatccggacggacagacagacggacagacggacagacggacatggctagatcgactcggctagtggtcctgatcaagaatatatatactttgtggggtcggaaacgcttccttctgcctgttacatactttccgacgaatctagtatacccttttactctacgagtaacgggtataaacatcACTTGGAAGTAAGAGGGGTTTCTTAAAAAAAGTCAAGTCCTAGTGCCTCATTCTTTAATCCCAAATTAAGCGAAAAACTTTTGAACATTTAAGACCACGAGAATTGGGGGACTTGGGCAAATAATGCTACTGGTCTTGAGCGGATTACTGTCGCTCTGGCAGTCAGAAATTTATCATTTCCAAAGAGGCCGACTTCTGTTTTGGGTGCGATTCGAATGATTCGTTAATGGGCGAACGTTTTAAAGGCGAAATCTGTTTACTCCCGCAAATGAATTGTCAACAGCTGGTCATATAAAAAATGTAGATGGGAGTGCAGTGAAGTCATCCAGCCATTCCATTCCCCAAAAAACCCTTACAATTTTATCCCAACTGGCACTTACTTGATGATGCCTCTGGGGTCCGATGTTTCCACCTCCGCCGTAGCCCATTCCCATGCCCTGGGTGCCATTGTAGCCACCTTGGCCGGATCCGCCATTCATGTACTGGGCATTCATGCTGCCCATCATGCCGCTGTTGGGTCCAGGGTGCATGCCGCCACCCATCTGTAAGATAAAAGATAGTTGGGTTAGGTAAGACTAGAAATAATAGAGGTTTTGAATTGgggtttttaaaatgtatccTTTATTTGTAAGTAATTTAAATagtattatatttaaaaggattaaattaaaatttttaatttattttcagtgtagaaattttaacttgtttttaaaatccATATTTGGATCATTCTTTTTCAACCACTGATCCTCACCTGACTGTAGCCACCCATGGCGTCCATGCTGGAcatgtgttgctgctgctgttggtggtgctgttgctggtggtgttgctgctgctgctggtgttgctggcTGGCAGCAAC is from Drosophila suzukii chromosome 3, CBGP_Dsuzu_IsoJpt1.0, whole genome shotgun sequence and encodes:
- the tna gene encoding zinc finger MIZ domain-containing protein 2 isoform X3; translated protein: MNQQAGSSRAPATGGQISPPGATVGVDQQQQLQQQQQQYYNQQQQQQYQQQHQRDNFLAYQQQQQQQQQQQQQHQRSGGGGVNGGGNFMLGNDLVGGDSLRSLNNTFGPNSEFTALGGATSSATSSLSGLSSSSGQGYTGMVAASQQHQQQQQHHQQQHHQQQQQHMSSMDAMGGYSQMGGGMHPGPNSGMMGSMNAQYMNGGSGQGGYNGTQGMGMGYGGGGNIGPQRHHQMTPMNQMQNMSMGPGVGGTSGMGGGMNPLQQQAAQQQMGGMNPMAKMQGMANGGYPQQAAPSLTQQQQQQQQQQRRMAPYPHPQMHMAQKRAAGGVGGAGGMYPGNPMQQQQQAQMYGNGQMHPGSGGGVPLPMQAGGAGNGYGRSGPMGAANGGYGRMSAGNGLGPTGGPVMGPIGPGGMTAGGMGPGPGCMSQQRFMPQGSGGGMPGVGYAGVGGAGSHQGQFYPGSGQSAGMQQAGGMCPAGPGGVATTGNPYQNQGFQQNYQHSPVPGNPTPPLTPACSVPYVSPNPDIKPPMDNSEEMRLTFPVRDGIILAPFRLLHNLSVSNHVFHLKQNVYNTLMCRTDLELQLKCFHQDDRQMNTNWPHTVTVSANATPLNIERSEKNSTALRPLYLKAVCQPGRNTLQLTASSCCCSHLFVLQLVHRPSVRQVLQTLHKRNLLPLEHSVQKIKRNLSQPETNPGSEATPQQQQQGGGGQQCAKISLKCPITKSRIRLPARGHECKHVQCFDLEAYLMINSERGSWRCPECSKSAITDTLEIDQYIWAILNTLGNSDVDEVIIDSSANWRALQHNGGMPNAPPPSNVPSNPSGGSGPNSVNGSGNSTMPAIKQELCDDIAKVMSPGSTQLPTWDSAQAMSPYNMHDMNSIASGNMMGNGGNTNQHGNRSSYDGFSGNHSDGSGGLAGSDGGVNSLDQLNAMEKSLSDQMPHTPHTPGAASHPMTPGGPPSVSSSHNEPISGGTPNANGSGSGSNGSGNNNSSTGHNSPQTPGTPSRMGGGGGMGGGGADSQQQQQEQLLNSLMSSQTQLKFSESDLSAELQSFDAAAAAINDTAHDLNLLQDVDPMEILSYLDPQPDLNTPPSSGSSNNNASDDLLATLFD
- the tna gene encoding zinc finger MIZ domain-containing protein 2 isoform X2 gives rise to the protein MQLIVDKIPMYSKQTTKRNSKKKNDEMNQQAGSSRAPATGGQISPPGATVGVDQQQQLQQQQQQYYNQQQQQQYQQQHQRDNFLAYQQQQQQQQQQQQQHQRSGGGGVNGGGNFMLGNDLVGGDSLRSLNNTFGPNSEFTALGGATSSATSSLSGLSSSSGQGYTGMVAASQQHQQQQQHHQQQHHQQQQQHMSSMDAMGGYSQMGGGMHPGPNSGMMGSMNAQYMNGGSGQGGYNGTQGMGMGYGGGGNIGPQRHHQMTPMNQMQNMSMGPGVGGTSGMGGGMNPLQQQAAQQQMGGMNPMAKMQGMANGGYPQQAAPSLTQQQQQQQQQQRRMAPYPHPQMHMAQKRAAGGVGGAGGMYPGNPMQQQQQAQMYGNGQMHPGSGGGVPLPMQAGGAGNGYGRSGPMGAANGGYGRMSAGNGLGPTGGPVMGPIGPGGMTAGGMGPGPGCMSQQRFMPQGSGGGMPGVGYAGVGGAGSHQGQFYPGSGQSAGMQQAGGMCPAGPGGVATTGNPYQNQGFQQNYQHSPVPGNPTPPLTPACSVPYVSPNPDIKPPMDNSEEMRLTFPVRDGIILAPFRLLHNLSVSNHVFHLKQNVYNTLMCRTDLELQLKCFHQDDRQMNTNWPHTVTVSANATPLNIERSEKNSTALRPLYLKAVCQPGRNTLQLTASSCCCSHLFVLQLVHRPSVRQVLQTLHKRNLLPLEHSVQKIKRNLSQPETNPGSEATPQQQQQGGGGQQCAKISLKCPITKSRIRLPARGHECKHVQCFDLEAYLMINSERGSWRCPECSKSAITDTLEIDQYIWAILNTLGNSDVDEVIIDSSANWRALQHNGGMPNAPPPSNVPSNPSGGSGPNSVNGSGNSTMPAIKQELCDDIAKVMSPGSTQLPTWDSAQAMSPYNMHDMNSIASGNMMGNGGNTNQHGNRSSYDGFSGNHSDGSGGLAGSDGGVNSLDQLNAMEKSLSDQMPHTPHTPGAASHPMTPGGPPSVSSSHNEPISGGTPNANGSGSGSNGSGNNNSSTGHNSPQTPGTPSRMGGGGGMGGGGADSQQQQQEQLLNSLMSSQTQLKFSESDLSAELQSFDAAAAAINDTAHDLNDVDPMEILSYLDPQPDLNTPPSSGSSNNNASDDLLATLFD
- the tna gene encoding zinc finger MIZ domain-containing protein 2 isoform X1: MQLIVDKIPMYSKQTTKRNSKKKNDEMNQQAGSSRAPATGGQISPPGATVGVDQQQQLQQQQQQYYNQQQQQQYQQQHQRDNFLAYQQQQQQQQQQQQQHQRSGGGGVNGGGNFMLGNDLVGGDSLRSLNNTFGPNSEFTALGGATSSATSSLSGLSSSSGQGYTGMVAASQQHQQQQQHHQQQHHQQQQQHMSSMDAMGGYSQMGGGMHPGPNSGMMGSMNAQYMNGGSGQGGYNGTQGMGMGYGGGGNIGPQRHHQMTPMNQMQNMSMGPGVGGTSGMGGGMNPLQQQAAQQQMGGMNPMAKMQGMANGGYPQQAAPSLTQQQQQQQQQQRRMAPYPHPQMHMAQKRAAGGVGGAGGMYPGNPMQQQQQAQMYGNGQMHPGSGGGVPLPMQAGGAGNGYGRSGPMGAANGGYGRMSAGNGLGPTGGPVMGPIGPGGMTAGGMGPGPGCMSQQRFMPQGSGGGMPGVGYAGVGGAGSHQGQFYPGSGQSAGMQQAGGMCPAGPGGVATTGNPYQNQGFQQNYQHSPVPGNPTPPLTPACSVPYVSPNPDIKPPMDNSEEMRLTFPVRDGIILAPFRLLHNLSVSNHVFHLKQNVYNTLMCRTDLELQLKCFHQDDRQMNTNWPHTVTVSANATPLNIERSEKNSTALRPLYLKAVCQPGRNTLQLTASSCCCSHLFVLQLVHRPSVRQVLQTLHKRNLLPLEHSVQKIKRNLSQPETNPGSEATPQQQQQGGGGQQCAKISLKCPITKSRIRLPARGHECKHVQCFDLEAYLMINSERGSWRCPECSKSAITDTLEIDQYIWAILNTLGNSDVDEVIIDSSANWRALQHNGGMPNAPPPSNVPSNPSGGSGPNSVNGSGNSTMPAIKQELCDDIAKVMSPGSTQLPTWDSAQAMSPYNMHDMNSIASGNMMGNGGNTNQHGNRSSYDGFSGNHSDGSGGLAGSDGGVNSLDQLNAMEKSLSDQMPHTPHTPGAASHPMTPGGPPSVSSSHNEPISGGTPNANGSGSGSNGSGNNNSSTGHNSPQTPGTPSRMGGGGGMGGGGADSQQQQQEQLLNSLMSSQTQLKFSESDLSAELQSFDAAAAAINDTAHDLNLLQDVDPMEILSYLDPQPDLNTPPSSGSSNNNASDDLLATLFD